GTCTGTGCTGAGCTGGGACACGCGCTGCGGTCATCAGCCGAGCAAGTCGGGGCCACGGTGCATCCACGGGGGACCTATCTCTGTATGGAAGGTCCGCAGTTTTCGACCAAGGCGGAATCGCAACTCTACCGGCAATGGGGAGTCGATGTGATCGGAATGACCAATATGCCGGAGGCCAAACTGGCGAGAGAAGCGGAGCTCTCGTACGCGACGGTGGCTCTTGTCACCGACTATGACTGCTGGCATGAAACGGAGGAGGCTGTGACGGTAGACGCGGTGTTGGCCACCCTGCACCGTAATGTGGCTGTGGCCAAGCAGATCCTTCGGGCGGTCATGCCAGCCTTCACCGAGCTCAGATCCTGCACCTGTCATCGCGCGTTGGAGAATGCGATTCTGACCGCGCCGAAACGAATTCCTGCGGCGGTTCGGAAGCGGCTCGCCGTGCTCATTGCTCGTGCGTTGAGACCACAGAAAGGAGCCCGTTAGTCATGGGGAAATTGCTCGTAGTCGGATCGGTTGCGCTCGATACAGTCAAAACGCCATTCGGCGAAGGAACCGACATCCTAGGAGGGTCGGCGACCTATTTCTCGACGGCCGCCAGTTTCTTTACATCGGTGGCGCTGATCGCCGTGGTCGGAGAAGACTTTCCGCAACAACATGTCGCGTTTCTCAAAAGTCGAGGAATTGACCTCACAGGCCTGGAGCGTCGTCCCGGAGCCACCTTTCGCTGGAAAGGAGAATATACCCATCAGCTGAACGAAGCCCATACCTTGGATACGCAGCTCAATGTCTTCGAGACGTTTCGCCCCCAAATCCCAGAAGCCTATTGCGCACCCGATGTCTTGTTTCTGGGAAATATTCATCCCGAGCTGCAACTCGATGTGCTGCAGAAAGTTCAGCGTCCGGCCCTTGTGGCGTGCGATACGATGAATTTCTGGATCAATGGGCAGCGAGACGCACTTTGGAAGGTGCTGGAGAAGGTCGATGTGCTGATCATCAACGACGGGGAGGCTCGAGCCTTGGGCCAAGACTCGAACTTAGTGAAAGTCGCCAAGCTCGTGCTTGCCCGAGGCCCCAAACACTTGATCGTGAAACGCGGAGAGTACGGGGTGTTGATGTTCAATGAGAAACAGGTGTTCGGTGCACCGGCATTTCCGCTCGAAGACGTCCGTGATCCGACCGGAGCGGGAGATACCTTTGCTGGAGGATTTCTCGGGTATTTGGCGGCAACCGGAAATCGCTCGCCCGAGGCGATGAAGCAGGCGATTATCTTCGGAAGCGTCATGGCGTCATTTACAGTAGAAGCCTTTAGTCTTGACCGATTGCGAATCCTGGATTACAAAGAGATTCAGGCTCGGTTCTCAGAATTCAAGCGGTTAACGCATTTTGAGGATATTTGATGGTCAGCGTGAATAGTCGGTGCGGCCAACTGAATCGTTGTCTGGTGCCGGTGTGTGTAGGCGCCTTAACCATCATGACGGGATGTGCAACCGACAAGGAAGCGGTCCGCAAGTCGCAAGGGCATTATCAAGAAGGCGTCGCCAGTTTACCGGCAGATCGTCAACGGGCGTTTGTGTCATTTCAGAAGTCCGTCCAGTTGAACCCAGCGAACAAGGAGTCACGGTACGCGTTAGGGCATGTGTATGTCCTCCAGGGCAAGCTCCCCCTTGCGGAAGAGCAATTTCGGGCGGCCATCAAGATTGACGAATCGTATTCCGAAGCGCACACGTATCTCGGACAGGTCCTTGCGAACCAAGATCGGTGGGATGAAGCGATTGTGTCCTACAGACAGGCGCTCGCGAATCCCCTGTACCCGACTCCTGATTTGGCCAGATTTCATCTCGGTCGTGCGCTTGCACACCAGGGAGATCTGCACGGGTCCATGGAGGCGTTCGAGGATGCGGCCTCAGCCAGTCCTCCCAGCGTCCCTCCGGCAATGACCCATCTGGAGCTCGGACGGGTGTACTATAAATTGGGGTATACGACGCGAGCCCGGGAGGTCCTGAAGAAAGTCGCGACGATGGATGAGGGCGGGGGATTGGCAGAGGCGGCATCGGAACTGTTGACTCGATTGAAGTAGGAGACCTATGGAGTCGGTCGGCGAATTCTTCAGGCAAGTTCGGGAGACCAAGGGGTTGACGGTCGATGAGGTTGCGTCCAAGACCCGTATTCGTGCGGACTTCGTCAAGGCACTCGAAGACGGGAATTTTGCCAAGTTGCCGGACCAGGTCTTCGCTCGGGGATTTGTGCGGTCCTATGCACGCTCGCTGGGCCTTGATGAAGAGGATGCGATTCATCGGTTTATTCAGTCGGCCGGGTCGTTCTATGAGAAACAGGATGAACGTGAACGGCTGAAGGTTCGGCAGGTCGAGGAAGATCGCAAACGCCAAGCCAATCGAAAGACGGTCGCCATTGCGATCGGCCTTGCCGTGCTGACGTTAATCTTTCTCCTAAGCCGAGAACAATCCGCGGTGTTCCGTCAGGGCGCACCGGAACCAGCGTCCTTGGCGAAACGGCCGGCTCAAGCGGGCAAGGATCTGCCGGAACCGAGTGCCCGCGGACCGGAACATGCTCCAGAAACGTCGAAGCCAAGTGAGGTGCCTGCAGGTCTGTCAAAACCCACGGCGGACACGTCGCCCAAGCAGGAGGCAAACTCAACCGCTGTGGCGGTGTCCAAAGTTGAGCCCGGGGTGGTGTCCGCGGTTTCCACCGCATCCCCAGGCAGTGATGGTCCGCTGGCAGGGTTATCGTTGAACGGGGCTGTGGATCGGGGTGATGGACAGCTCGTTCTGGATTTAGAAGCCACGGAGTTGAGTTGGGTCGTCGTACAGATCGACAATGGCAGCCCTCAGGAATCACTGCTTCGGCCTGGTGAAAAGTCCCATTGGACGGGGCAGGATCAGTTCATCCTCACGCTTGGCAACGCCGGGGGAGTGAAAGCTGAATTAAACGGTAAACCTCAAAAGCCGTTTGGGCCCAGCGGCAAAGTGGCTCGCGACATTGTGTTGAAACGGTAGTGTCGTTGAATTCATCCATCTTCTGTTTTATCCAGAACATGCATTCAGACAAGGGATCAGACGAGCGCTATGTGTCGGTGGGGTGTTTCCTTGACAGAAATTCAAAAGCATTGGTATAGTTTTACGAATTTACCTGTCTTTTGAGAATTGAGCAGGCAAGTCAGCGGCCTGGAGTGGATGAAGGCCGATGGGTTTAACACAAAGGAGGACGTCTGATGGGGTATCTGTCCAAGTTTTTGGGTATCAGTGCAGCGATTATGCTCCTCTCGGTTTCAGTGGTGGGAGCTGAAGAAAAAGACCCTTTGAAGCCACGTGTTCCGGCTGATCAGATGGCTGAGGCAAAAGGTATGAAGAATCCGGTCGATGTCACTCCGGAGAGCATTGCAAAAGGGAAGGCCTTGTATGAGGGGAAGGGCACCTGTTTCAATTGCCACGGCAAGGCTGGTGACGGACAGGGTGAAGCCGGCAAGATTTTGAATCCAAGCCCACGGGATTTCACCAATTGCAAGTTCCACAAGAAGCGGAAAGATGGCGAACTCTTCTGGGCCATCAAGAACGGCAGCCCCGGCACGGGTATGGTTTCATTGATCCCGGCTGCGATCAATGAGGAAGAAGCCTGGGCCATCATCAACTACGAGCGGAGCTTCTGTAAGAAGGATTAGTCTCGTTTGTTGAGGGAGGTTCCACGAGTCGATAGGAAAAGGGTGGGGAGGTCACTCTCCACCCTTTTCATTTGCGTCTCGCTCATAAGAATATCGACCGGTTAACGCCGGTTTACGATCTCTAACCCGCTCCCAATACCCCGTCAGCGTTCATAAAAATCAGAAATATTGTCCCTGCCTCTGGGATCCCCTCAAAAGGGGGGACCACACGAACATCCGCCTGAGTCATGCATTGGAGCTTGCGCTGTGGATATAAAAAGGGGTAGAGTCCGCCCACTGTGAAAAAACTGAGAGCAGCACTCAAACGAGGTGACAACCACTATGGGGCCGTCTGTTTTCATCACTTGGAATAGGAGGGCGACTATGGGCAGCCTATGGCCGTGGGGGAAGTGCCGCGTAGCAGTGGTAACGGTTTCGTTTGCGCTCCTGTCGACGGGAGCCATTGGGGTTCTCAACTCCGGGGTCGGTTATGCCGGAGAAGGCGCGTTGCCGCCGGGGGTCTCGGCAGCTGACATCGAATATAATGGGCGCATTACGGTTGGTGGAGAGCCTGTCACGGCCGCCATCAATACCGCCAAGAAAAAAGGCATCATCACGTTTGACGGCACGGCAGGTGAACGGATCAACATCGGCTTTCACGGTGTTTCACTCACTCAGTTCAGGGTGGCGGTGTATGGGCCGGATGGTGCGATGGTCCCAACTCAGGCCTCGGCCGTGAAGAGCTATTATGCGACCATGCAGCGAGAACTTTCCGCTCAGACGAATGTCCAAACGTCAACCTCGTCCTATAAGTTCAGTGATGATACGGCAGGTAGTTTGATCTCCTCCAGTCAGATGAACGGAGCGAGTCTTGATCTCGTTGAGTTGCCCGCGACCGGAACCTATACGATCCTCCTCGATCCCTTCAGCGAATATACGGGGAGCGCGACCATCGCAGTCTCAAGCGCGGTGAGCGGAGAAATCGTTCCTCAAGGTGCCGCCGCGGCGTTTGATATCAAGCGGGTCGGGCAAAACGCGTACTATACCTTCTCGGGTCAAAGCGGCCAAACGGTGAGTGTGCAGTTAAGTGATGTGACGATTCGCAGTGGGTATGCGTCGATTCTGAAGCCGGACGGTATGCCCTTGGGCAAGCCGATCTCGTTTGTGTCCGGCGGAGTCATGATCCCAGGGCAGGTTCTTCCTACTTCAGGGACCTATACTATCCTCATTGATCCGGATTTGAGCTACACCGGTCATGCCAAACTCGCGGTCTATAATGCTCCTGAACTGACCGGGCCTATCGCGATCGACCAAATGACGGTGACACCGACGCTGTCCGTGCCGGGGCAACGGGCACGGTATACGTTTGACGGAACGGCGGGCCAATGGGTGAATCTCGGACTGACCGGGGTTTCAATTGCATCGAGCACGGTGTCGATCTTGAAGCCTGATGGCAGCAAGTGGTCCTCCACGACCATCGGTTCGAGCGGTGGCAGTCTCGATCCGTTGACGGCGTTGCCGGAAACAGGGACGTACACCGTTATGGTCGAGCCGGTGAGTAACTACACTGGCAGTATGACGCTCGCGCTCTCCTCGCCGGTCACAGGGACATTGGCTCTCGATGGCCCATCAGTGCCGCTCAGTCTGAGCAAACCAGGTCAGACCGCTCGGTATACGTTTGACGGCAAGGCGGGACAGTGGGTCAGCCTCGGCCTGACATCAGTGGACATCACCTCGAGTGCGGTCACGTTGATGACTGCGGAGGGGACCATCCTCGCTTCCACAGCCGTAGGGACGGCGGGTGGAGCGCTGGAAGATCAACACCCCTTGCCGACCACTGGCACCTACACGATTCTTGTAGACCCGGGCAGCAACTACACCGGGGGAATGACCCTGACCCTTTCGACGGAGGTTTCGGATTCTCTAAAGATTAACGCGGCTCCGCGATCGATCATGATCAGCAGGGCCGGACAGAATGGGCGCTACACGTTCATGGGTTCAGCCGGTCAACAGGTGATCATCAAGGTGACCCAGAATAAGCTTGGCACCGTGAACGTGAGCCTGTATTCGCCGAACGGTATCTTGCAAGCTGGTGAGACGAGCTCCGAGTCGAGCTTTACGCTCAAACCAGTGACGCTTGCTACGTCGGAAATGTATACGATTACGATCAATCCGCCGATGCCTGACACCGGCAGCATCCACATGCAGGTAACCAGCCCATAGGCCTGCTGTTTCAGCTTGGTAGCGTGACGATCCGGCTGAGATCGTGATAGATCAGAAGAGGGTGGGGAGCTCTTCCCCACCCTCTTTTTTTCATAAGGCGAAGGACGACGAAGACAAAGCATCTTCGGACAAAGCCTGCACCAGGGATCTCTCGGAAAGACCCGGCATCGGAGTGCAGGACCACACGCGAATCTAGAGTCGCAATATAACACCGCAACTCGAAGCGCTCCGCTGAAATTGCCAGATTGCCTGGGGCCGTCACGATCCTCTTCGAGCTACTGCAGACGAGCTGCTACCTCGCGCGCCGCAGATAAGAGCGGAGCCAGGTAGTCGGTTTTCTGTTTGCCTATAGGTTGTACGTTTAACGTAACGGAGTGAGATCCCTTAACGAGCTGAACAGCGACCACACCCGTCTTTTGCACGTTGTAGCGAGCTGCATCTCCAATCTTGACCGGCGTGTGCGGCTTCAGAATGGTCATCTGGTCGTACGACTCTGCCGGCCATAATTGGATCGTCAGCATGGCCACACCTGGGCTTGAATAAAGACACATGTCTCGTTCCGTGTCACCACCTGGGTGCTCGGCACCTGGTCCGATCACACGACTGGCACCTTGGAGATCAAGCAGCTCGCAGGCTCGAACTTCTTGCCCTGCCCATGCCTGATGTACTCCCCCGGCCACGTTAGGCACCAGTGCCAAGACTACTAGGGTCACTCCAAGCTTTGCGTAAGAAAGTGTCATGTGACGATCCTCCGGTTGACCGGTTGACATGGTGCTTGAATTGCCTCGCCAAGGGCAGGCCAGGCTCCACCTCGCATCGACGAGAGCGCACACCGCAGGGAAAAACCCAAGAGACTAGACCGATCCGGACAAGAAGGGCACTTGCGAGCTCTGTCCCTAGAACACGTGCCAATCACCACGAGAAGAAGTAATACGCTATAGCCGTTGCGGTTTCAATGAGGTATGTCTGTGCGACGACCTCTCCCAAGTTCAAATACTGCCCTCCTCACATTCCTTTCCCAGTGATACGTAAAAGGAATGATTTCTTATCTTGGCTACGCAATCCAGATACTGGTGTGCCACAGACTCTCTACCCTTATCTTTCTCGGAGGATTGGATTGCCCTTGTTTTGTGCATCGCAAGCGCCAATTCCATTTCCGGAGCACGCACTGGCCTGAATGGTATGAGTTAAGGCGTTTCCGACGCGGCGAGAGAGGGCAGGGTGGTGAGGACCACGTCGGTGGCTCTGTCGTCCGGTTTCAGCAGTGGAATGATCTGAGGACGCTGCACGGAGCTAAACTTTGATTTTGAAGCCCAGGCCACCTTCTGACGCACGAATCCGCTGATCTCACCGAGCGTGACCGTACCATCATGGTTTGTGTCCGCCTCTCCACGAAGACCCCGCAAGAGATAGTAGGTGAAGAGCCCGTGACGATGCGTGTCGTCGTTGAGGCCCTTGCCGAATCCCTCCACCGCGATCAAGCGGATGGTCTCATCACCATGTAATTCCCATTGGGGGGTAACGCGTGGCTTGGGGTTATCTTGAATCGAGGAGATGGTTCCTTCGAAGATAAGAATGGCCTGCTGCGGGCTGAGTTTTGCAAAGACCGATTCGAGCGATTTCAATCGGTAGAGGGTTGTTGCGGCCTTCGCTCCATCATACGGGACGAGCATGATCTCGCCAGTCGGAGATACCAGGGCCTGGCCGGAAAAATAGACGATGACAAGTCCATCCTTCATGGGCCGAGTCGGGAGCCATTCCAGAAACGCCTTCTCGATCTGCGCATGCGTCGCTTTCCGGTCTGTCAGGAGGTGGATATTGGACGCTGGAACACCCCCGAACGTCTCAAAATACTTCGCCACTGTCTCTGCATCGCGTGACGCATACTTGCGGGATCGTATCTGTTGGTCGCGATGGGAGCTGAGGCCGATCGAAATAATGGACGTGTCAGGTTGCCGAACGTGTGATGTTTGTGCCGGGACGTGATCGATATCATCGTTGGTGGATCCGGTTGGGGCGATGGTGAAGGAAAGTGTTTGGGGGCGGGCCGCAACTCCACTGCGTTCTTCTACGGCAACCTGAATCTTGGCCTGTTGGGGTTCGGCAAGCAGGGGTAACGTGGCGACAAACTCCAGTGATTTGGTTTCTCCTGCTTCAAGAGGCGGTACTCTCAAGCTCGTCGTGGGAAACTGTTCGATGGCGGGCGAGGTGCCGGATAGTGACGCCCAGGCATGTTCAATCGGGGCTATCCCAGTATTCACGATATCCACTCGAATTCTGATGTGTTCACCGCCCTCGAAGATTACATCGCTGTTCTCATCAAGCAATAGGCTTTTGAATCGAAGCACTGAACCCGGTGAGGCTGACGGAGGAGGAGGTTCCTTGGTTGTTGAAACCGAAGGCTGGGGCAGCTTGCTGACCGGTGCTGAATTCGGTGCGACTGAGGGAGGCTGTTCCTGACCACCTGCGGCAACTCTGGCAATCAACGCGACACGTGTGGCCAAATCGATGGCGGTGTCCTGGATGAATGGATCGATGTGGTAGTCGCAATTCTTTCCGAGTTGCTCCAGGCGTAGGCGCTCTCGCCGAGCGACGGTGATGTCTGATTGTCGAAGTAACGTTCCGGTTCGATCGTACACGCGAGCTACGGTCGTAAGTTGGAGGCTTGCCGGAGGCCGGTCGTAGAGGGCGTCCTTGTTGAGATCAAAGATCGAATCAATCTTGTCGATTTGAATGATATGATCAGGGGTGAGAGGGGTGTCACCTTCGGTGATCACGGTGGTAAAGGTTCGTCGCAGGCCTTCCTGCAAGGCCTCGTGGAGTCGATGTCCCAACGGAATGTCCTGCATGTGTCCGCAGGAGTCGCTGTAACGAATGGTGAAGTCGGTGAAAGATCCAGGCACCTCCAACTTGGCACTGGACGCGAGAGGGTCTCCGAGGTGGGGAAACTCCAACTGCTTGGCGCATGCGGAAAGAAGAAGAGCGCCTCCTAATCCGGTGCAGGCAACGAGGGTGGTGCGAATGAGTGGGTTCCGTGAAATCACTGGCTTGCCTACGTCTTGGGTGCACCACGGTACTGGAAAAAACATCTGAAAGCAACACGGCCCTCCTAGAGGATCGGCTCTCATGGTATGGTGGAGAGAGTTCGGCCGGCCGTTCAAAACGCTCGTAGCCCTTATTGATAGAAAGTTTTCCTCTTTGAAGCCTGTTGAAAGAGTGGTGTAGTATATAGCGTTGAAGGTCGTGCGGGCCTCAGTTCCAATTAAGGGCTCTCTGGAGGAGAGCCATACCCTGAAGGAGTGCAGATATGCTCAATTGGAGTCAGCAGGCGGCTAGTGTGCTCGTCGGTTGTGGATTAGTCGGATGTGCGCTGATTGGAAGTGGGTGCGCATCATCTGTATCAGCGGCAGGGGTTCCTCCCGCCTGGGCACAGGGCTTTTCAGAAATTGTCAAGAAGACGACTCCAGCCGTCGTAAATATCGCTGTCACTGGTGGAAAGGAAGGGGGCCGACGACGTGGTGGTGTTCCTCCTGTTCCTCCGTTTGGGATGCCTCCAGGTGGCGATGAGCCGGGAGGAGAATCTCCGGCGCCACCGAGTCCTCATAGCCCACCTGCTCCACATGGTCGTCCGGATCAGAGTGCAGGTTCCGGGGTCATTTTGGACACCAACGGCTATATCGTCACCAATAATCACGTGGTCGAGGGTGCGACGCAGATTACCGTGACGTTGAGCGATCGGCGCGAGTTCTCTGCCAAGGTGGTCGGTACCGATCCAAAAACTGATTTGGCGGTCATCAAGATTGAAGCCACGGGCTTACCATCTCTTAAGTGGGCCGAGTATGACGGACTACAGGTGGGGGACCTTGTCCTGGCCGTGGGAAGTCCGTTTGGTTTGAGCTCGACGGTTACGCTCGGCATTATCAGCGCCTTAGGGCGAGGCAATGTGGGAATCGCGGATTATGAAGATTTCATCCAGACCGACGCGGCAATCAATCCGGGGAATTCAGGCGGAGCGCTCGTCAATATGAACGGCGAGCTGATCGGGATTAATACGGCTATTTTTTCAAGAACCGGTGGGTCGGAGGGTATTGGGTTCGCGATTCCGAGCAGCATCGCGCTCGATATTGTGGACAGCCTCCAAAAAACAGGGAAGGTCGTTCGTGGCTGGATGGGTGTGGCCATTCAAGAGATCACTCCGGCGTTAGCAAAATCCTTCAAACTGCCGGAGGATCGGAAGGGCGTGCTCATCAGCGATGTCAATGAACAGGGGCCATCTCACGCGGCAGGGATCAAGCGCGGCGATGTCGTGGTCGCGTTCAATGGCAAAGAGGTACAGAGTGTCAGCCAGTTGCGGAATCTCGTCGCGAGAACGATGGTTGGGAAGGATGCGCAAGTCAAGGTAGTCAGAGAAGGCAAGGAACAGCTGATCGCGGTGAAGGTGGAGGAACGTCCGTCGGATGAGGTGTTGGCAAGGAAAGAGCCAGGTCCGTCTAAGAAGGATTCCGGAGACATGATCAAGCCGCCGG
The nucleotide sequence above comes from Nitrospira sp.. Encoded proteins:
- a CDS encoding sugar kinase; the encoded protein is MGKLLVVGSVALDTVKTPFGEGTDILGGSATYFSTAASFFTSVALIAVVGEDFPQQHVAFLKSRGIDLTGLERRPGATFRWKGEYTHQLNEAHTLDTQLNVFETFRPQIPEAYCAPDVLFLGNIHPELQLDVLQKVQRPALVACDTMNFWINGQRDALWKVLEKVDVLIINDGEARALGQDSNLVKVAKLVLARGPKHLIVKRGEYGVLMFNEKQVFGAPAFPLEDVRDPTGAGDTFAGGFLGYLAATGNRSPEAMKQAIIFGSVMASFTVEAFSLDRLRILDYKEIQARFSEFKRLTHFEDI
- a CDS encoding tetratricopeptide repeat protein — encoded protein: MVSVNSRCGQLNRCLVPVCVGALTIMTGCATDKEAVRKSQGHYQEGVASLPADRQRAFVSFQKSVQLNPANKESRYALGHVYVLQGKLPLAEEQFRAAIKIDESYSEAHTYLGQVLANQDRWDEAIVSYRQALANPLYPTPDLARFHLGRALAHQGDLHGSMEAFEDAASASPPSVPPAMTHLELGRVYYKLGYTTRAREVLKKVATMDEGGGLAEAASELLTRLK
- a CDS encoding Do family serine endopeptidase, which gives rise to MLNWSQQAASVLVGCGLVGCALIGSGCASSVSAAGVPPAWAQGFSEIVKKTTPAVVNIAVTGGKEGGRRRGGVPPVPPFGMPPGGDEPGGESPAPPSPHSPPAPHGRPDQSAGSGVILDTNGYIVTNNHVVEGATQITVTLSDRREFSAKVVGTDPKTDLAVIKIEATGLPSLKWAEYDGLQVGDLVLAVGSPFGLSSTVTLGIISALGRGNVGIADYEDFIQTDAAINPGNSGGALVNMNGELIGINTAIFSRTGGSEGIGFAIPSSIALDIVDSLQKTGKVVRGWMGVAIQEITPALAKSFKLPEDRKGVLISDVNEQGPSHAAGIKRGDVVVAFNGKEVQSVSQLRNLVARTMVGKDAQVKVVREGKEQLIAVKVEERPSDEVLARKEPGPSKKDSGDMIKPPDNVLASLRVQALDNALMSQLNIPAKTVGVVITSVEPGGEGEGAGLQRGDVIQEVNHEPVKSIADYQKAAEKIKKDELAVLLVSRQGNSLFVAVNPK
- the mtnP gene encoding S-methyl-5'-thioadenosine phosphorylase, with the translated sequence MKTSKRHATVGVIGGSGLYNIEGLRATRSIRVRTPFGVPSDAITLGTLEGVQVAFLSRHGQGHLLNPTGINYRANIFALKSLGVSHIISISAVGSMKESIRPGDVVIPDQFIDLTKRRPSTFFENGIVAHVAFGEPVCAELGHALRSSAEQVGATVHPRGTYLCMEGPQFSTKAESQLYRQWGVDVIGMTNMPEAKLAREAELSYATVALVTDYDCWHETEEAVTVDAVLATLHRNVAVAKQILRAVMPAFTELRSCTCHRALENAILTAPKRIPAAVRKRLAVLIARALRPQKGAR
- a CDS encoding cytochrome c yields the protein MGYLSKFLGISAAIMLLSVSVVGAEEKDPLKPRVPADQMAEAKGMKNPVDVTPESIAKGKALYEGKGTCFNCHGKAGDGQGEAGKILNPSPRDFTNCKFHKKRKDGELFWAIKNGSPGTGMVSLIPAAINEEEAWAIINYERSFCKKD
- a CDS encoding helix-turn-helix domain-containing protein — its product is MESVGEFFRQVRETKGLTVDEVASKTRIRADFVKALEDGNFAKLPDQVFARGFVRSYARSLGLDEEDAIHRFIQSAGSFYEKQDERERLKVRQVEEDRKRQANRKTVAIAIGLAVLTLIFLLSREQSAVFRQGAPEPASLAKRPAQAGKDLPEPSARGPEHAPETSKPSEVPAGLSKPTADTSPKQEANSTAVAVSKVEPGVVSAVSTASPGSDGPLAGLSLNGAVDRGDGQLVLDLEATELSWVVVQIDNGSPQESLLRPGEKSHWTGQDQFILTLGNAGGVKAELNGKPQKPFGPSGKVARDIVLKR